The following proteins are co-located in the bacterium genome:
- a CDS encoding FAD-dependent oxidoreductase → PIDDLEYIRDWNLRAVFGAWNAIKNKEKSQAYANARLTGVAAIGGVRESRRLTGDYVLTAEDILNRTRFEDGFVPVSWYFDRHIPHRGYNRRYPDDPFIADNWTSIKDGRRPRHSDPWWGIPYRCLYSRNIVNLFMAGRNISTDYLALGPVRVMRTCGMMGEVVGRAAAVCADKDCLPRAVYQDHLEQLKQLFS, encoded by the coding sequence ACCCGATCGACGATCTCGAATACATTCGGGATTGGAACTTACGCGCGGTTTTCGGAGCCTGGAACGCGATCAAGAATAAAGAAAAATCGCAAGCTTATGCAAACGCCCGGCTGACCGGCGTGGCCGCCATCGGAGGTGTTCGCGAATCCCGCAGACTGACCGGCGACTATGTACTCACCGCTGAGGATATCTTGAACCGAACCCGATTTGAGGACGGCTTTGTCCCGGTCAGCTGGTACTTTGACCGTCATATCCCTCACCGAGGGTATAACCGCAGATATCCCGACGATCCCTTTATCGCCGACAACTGGACCAGCATCAAAGACGGGAGACGTCCACGGCATAGCGATCCCTGGTGGGGCATTCCCTACCGCTGCCTCTACAGCCGCAACATCGTCAATCTGTTCATGGCCGGGCGCAACATCAGCACCGATTATCTCGCCCTGGGACCGGTGAGGGTCATGCGAACTTGCGGCATGATGGGCGAGGTGGTGGGCCGGGCCGCGGCCGTCTGCGCGGACAAGGATTGCCTGCCCAGAGCGGTTTACCAGGACCATCTTGAACAATTGAAACAACTTTTTTCATGA